In Mastacembelus armatus chromosome 22, fMasArm1.2, whole genome shotgun sequence, a genomic segment contains:
- the LOC113131418 gene encoding antimicrobial peptide NK-lysin-like yields MKASSVLLVCLLVTCSVWTVQARSLEISIDDEEQVDVEISMEAGKFPGLCWACKWALNKVKKLTRNCTVEDIKSKLSSVCDQIGLLKSLCRKFVKTHLGELIEELTTTDDVKTICVNTGACKQKELLDLLFYPRHKDPQILFNEDD; encoded by the exons ATGAAAGCATCTTCAGTCCTTCTTGTGTGCTTGCTTGTGACATGTTCAG TCTGGACAGTCCAAGCGAGAAGCTTGGAGATCAGCATTGATGATGAGGAGCAGGTGGATGTGGAAATTTCTATGGAGGCTGGCAAG TTTCCAGGTCTGTGCTGGGCCTGCAAGTGGGCTTTAAACAAGGTCAAGAAACTCACTAGAAACTGCACTGTGGAG GACATTAAATCAAAATTGAGTTCCGTCTGCGACCAAATCGGCCTTTTAAAATCTTTGTGCCGCAAATTTGTGAAGACACACCTGGGAGAACTAATCGAGGAGCTGACCACCACTGACGATGTGAAAACAATCTGTGTCAACACTGGAGCCTGCAA GCAAAAGGAGTTGTTGGACCTGCTCTTTTATCCAAGACACAAAGATccacaaattttatttaatgaagaTGACTGA